The Methanoculleus marisnigri JR1 genome window below encodes:
- a CDS encoding PKD domain-containing protein — MKRDTTIRIFSLFIALAVVVPAVQAALTVDAGGDRTVLAGEPVTILAACNDTDIFDAMNLSACVNWSTGRTEAEIVQDDEQNGTVRATHTYLAAGTYTVTVEVANNATGAVACDTLNVTVGPQTAEVKVAPKVLNQKSNGVMTVFISIADWLGFTGADSANTTVSDPSEFAIGNATPEKVNFCAKDGGTLILKYRRQDLDLAAGDGNLTVTGGAVTENGSVPVVGTGSVSVINPGNGNAAKFGSDDGHARAAMVKEKVKNQKEFREEQQKSNGKAKGQAP, encoded by the coding sequence ATGAAACGAGACACTACAATCCGAATCTTCTCCCTCTTCATCGCCCTCGCCGTGGTGGTTCCTGCCGTGCAGGCCGCCCTCACGGTCGATGCAGGGGGCGACCGCACCGTGCTTGCCGGGGAGCCGGTTACCATCCTCGCTGCCTGCAACGACACGGACATCTTCGACGCGATGAACCTCTCGGCTTGCGTCAACTGGAGCACCGGGAGGACCGAGGCGGAGATCGTGCAGGACGACGAGCAGAACGGCACCGTCCGGGCAACCCATACCTACCTCGCCGCCGGCACCTACACGGTCACGGTAGAGGTCGCAAACAACGCGACGGGCGCCGTCGCCTGCGACACCCTGAACGTGACCGTCGGCCCGCAGACGGCGGAGGTGAAGGTCGCCCCGAAGGTCCTGAACCAGAAGAGCAACGGTGTCATGACCGTCTTTATCAGCATCGCGGACTGGCTCGGGTTTACCGGAGCCGACAGCGCGAACACGACGGTATCGGACCCCTCGGAGTTCGCGATCGGGAACGCAACACCGGAGAAGGTCAACTTCTGCGCAAAGGACGGCGGCACGCTCATCCTGAAGTACCGGCGCCAGGATCTCGACCTCGCCGCCGGCGACGGCAACCTGACGGTGACCGGGGGCGCCGTGACGGAGAACGGTTCCGTCCCGGTCGTCGGCACCGGGTCCGTCTCCGTGATCAACCCGGGCAACGGAAATGCGGCGAAGTTCGGCAGCGATGACGGGCATGCCCGGGCCGCGATGGTGAAGGAGAAGGTGAAGAACCAGAAAGAGTTCCGTGAAGAGCAGCAGAAGTCCAACGGAAAAGCAAAGGGGCAGGCGCCGTAA
- a CDS encoding type II toxin-antitoxin system PemK/MazF family toxin, translating into MGRYASGDVVLAPVRIGGGGERKVRPAVVVSAGESGSLLVCPVSSNPSTDGISIPLSLDDFARGGLDLFTESYALAAHAATIRTADVVGKKGTLLPETLAAVREAMPGVYDKRGRGRR; encoded by the coding sequence ATGGGACGCTACGCCAGCGGCGACGTCGTTTTAGCCCCCGTTCGAATCGGGGGAGGGGGCGAGCGGAAGGTGCGCCCGGCTGTGGTCGTTTCTGCGGGAGAGAGCGGGAGCCTGCTGGTCTGCCCGGTATCGAGCAATCCGTCCACCGACGGGATCTCGATACCCCTCTCGCTCGACGACTTCGCCCGGGGCGGCCTCGACCTCTTCACCGAGAGCTACGCTCTCGCCGCACACGCCGCCACCATCCGGACGGCGGACGTCGTCGGAAAGAAGGGCACCCTCCTGCCGGAGACGCTCGCCGCCGTCCGGGAAGCCATGCCGGGGGTGTACGACAAGAGGGGACGGGGACGGCGGTGA
- a CDS encoding PAS domain S-box protein: MTDSHQDRAPFDRAVLNALEDGLLVVGDDRKVSWYNPALARTLGIRQADAIGMEMSSLLDAYILPIIEDDDSVRLLRNVLENGADLPSLLCRARTSDGIRRWLSISSKQAFAVTGQRLIKIRDATADLNAHHFMAALNQSPVVVFVQDEDLRYIWSYNQQLGSTDTSIIGMCEEDAFPENAGHLAALKRRVLETGETVRAAVTFTVAGERRVRDLTLKPLRDPEGEVVGVAGTAFDVTERSRVEKVLREKTHELKKRMDELRCLYTIAHLVETPGMTLDKLLQAVADTLPMGWQYPDDTGVRIAVDGRDYYRGDPADTPWKQESPILVHGRRVGEVEVRYLAEIPEGSEGPFLPEEQMLLDSVTKRLGRIIERLQVEAALEESEEKFRGIAQRSFDLIVTSYLDGGLNYVSPAMERILGYSPEEMVGTDWEDYILPTSLMAWKEGRRRVLRGEQVEGLQVEVRRKNGETGILELNESPIVEKKITVGFQVVGRDISERILHERLREQAFDMTERNIEQFAFLADRIRHPLQVVMGVADLLEDEVVAEKLREQVRRINTRISELDREWTESRKIREFLKRYEL, encoded by the coding sequence ATGACAGACTCGCACCAGGATCGAGCACCCTTTGATCGTGCGGTGCTCAACGCTCTCGAAGACGGACTTCTTGTGGTAGGCGACGACCGGAAGGTCAGCTGGTACAACCCGGCCCTCGCACGGACTCTCGGCATCAGGCAGGCGGACGCCATCGGGATGGAGATGAGTTCTCTTCTCGATGCATACATCCTGCCGATCATCGAGGACGACGATTCCGTGCGTTTGCTCCGTAATGTCCTTGAGAACGGCGCGGACCTGCCTTCTCTTCTCTGCCGTGCCCGGACTTCGGACGGTATCCGGCGCTGGCTCTCGATATCGAGCAAACAGGCTTTCGCCGTGACCGGGCAGCGGCTCATCAAGATCCGGGACGCCACCGCGGATCTGAATGCGCATCATTTCATGGCCGCGCTCAACCAGTCTCCGGTGGTCGTCTTTGTGCAGGATGAAGACCTCCGTTACATCTGGTCGTACAACCAGCAGCTGGGGTCCACGGATACGTCCATCATCGGCATGTGCGAAGAGGATGCCTTTCCCGAGAACGCCGGGCATCTTGCCGCGCTCAAACGGCGGGTTCTTGAGACGGGAGAGACCGTGCGGGCTGCGGTGACGTTCACCGTCGCAGGCGAGCGGCGTGTCCGCGACCTGACGCTCAAACCGCTTCGGGATCCGGAGGGAGAGGTTGTCGGCGTTGCCGGGACGGCCTTCGATGTGACCGAGCGGAGCCGGGTGGAGAAGGTGCTCCGGGAGAAGACGCACGAACTGAAGAAACGGATGGACGAACTCCGGTGCCTGTACACCATCGCGCACCTCGTCGAGACGCCCGGGATGACGCTCGATAAACTCCTGCAGGCGGTTGCCGATACTCTTCCCATGGGATGGCAGTACCCGGACGATACCGGGGTGCGGATCGCCGTCGACGGCCGGGACTACTACCGGGGCGATCCGGCGGATACCCCCTGGAAACAGGAGAGCCCGATCCTCGTCCACGGCAGACGTGTCGGCGAGGTCGAGGTGCGGTACCTCGCGGAGATCCCGGAGGGCAGCGAAGGGCCGTTCCTGCCGGAGGAGCAGATGCTGCTCGATTCCGTCACGAAGCGGCTCGGCCGGATCATCGAGCGGCTGCAGGTGGAAGCGGCGCTCGAGGAGAGCGAGGAGAAGTTCCGGGGGATTGCCCAGCGGAGTTTCGACCTCATCGTCACGTCGTACCTGGACGGCGGGCTGAACTACGTCTCGCCGGCGATGGAGCGGATACTCGGCTACTCTCCCGAAGAGATGGTGGGAACTGATTGGGAGGATTACATCCTTCCGACGAGCCTTATGGCCTGGAAAGAGGGGCGGCGGAGAGTTCTCCGGGGCGAGCAGGTCGAAGGGCTCCAGGTCGAGGTCAGGCGAAAGAACGGGGAGACCGGCATACTGGAACTGAACGAGTCGCCGATCGTCGAGAAGAAGATAACCGTGGGGTTCCAGGTCGTCGGCAGGGATATCTCCGAGCGGATCCTGCACGAGCGGCTCCGGGAGCAGGCGTTCGATATGACCGAACGGAATATCGAGCAGTTCGCCTTCCTTGCCGACCGGATCCGCCACCCGCTCCAGGTGGTCATGGGGGTCGCGGATCTCCTCGAGGACGAAGTGGTCGCGGAGAAACTCCGGGAGCAGGTCCGGCGGATCAATACGCGGATCAGCGAACTCGACCGGGAGTGGACGGAGTCCCGGAAGATCCGGGAGTTTTTGAAGCGGTACGAACTCTGA
- a CDS encoding nitroreductase family protein produces MMTDTESIEIFAVIRERRSVRNYADRDVPDEALRAIIAAGIQAPTALGLQPWQFVIVKDRGLMQRVSDYCKPILIEKIGEEARPGTEEFLAALKNSDFNIFYNAPVLILVLGAREAVSSVLDCALCAENMMLAAWALGIGSCWIGSAALVQQNPDLLAALKVPDDHQIVAPVIFGYPAPLSPKAARREPRITWVP; encoded by the coding sequence ATGATGACGGATACCGAGTCCATCGAGATCTTCGCCGTGATCCGGGAACGCCGGAGTGTCAGGAACTACGCCGACCGGGACGTCCCGGACGAGGCCCTGAGAGCGATCATCGCTGCGGGCATCCAGGCCCCGACCGCCCTCGGGCTTCAGCCCTGGCAGTTCGTGATCGTGAAGGACCGGGGCCTGATGCAGCGGGTATCCGACTACTGCAAACCAATCCTTATCGAGAAGATTGGAGAGGAGGCCCGACCAGGGACGGAAGAGTTCCTCGCGGCGCTCAAGAACTCCGACTTCAACATCTTCTACAACGCCCCGGTGCTGATCCTGGTCCTCGGCGCCCGGGAAGCCGTATCGAGCGTCCTCGACTGCGCGCTCTGCGCGGAGAACATGATGCTTGCCGCCTGGGCGCTCGGTATCGGCAGTTGCTGGATCGGTTCGGCGGCTCTCGTCCAGCAGAACCCCGATCTCCTCGCGGCGCTGAAGGTTCCGGACGACCACCAGATCGTGGCGCCGGTGATCTTCGGCTATCCTGCCCCCCTCTCACCGAAAGCGGCGCGCCGGGAGCCCCGGATAACGTGGGTTCCCTGA
- a CDS encoding S1C family serine protease, giving the protein MDKIGHRLFQHTGDSSQKSVPDRHAAIPDPGESDADLLDAYSRAVVRVVESVGPAVVSVVVEKNSPGRRGEQVGAGSGVAVSPEGYILTNNHVVQGAGRIEVRTADGTALPARLAGADPATDLAVLRADTGDLVYASFGDSGKLAVGQLAIAIGNPLGFNSTVSTGVLSALGRAFRSRDGRLIENIIQHTAPLNPGNSGGPLVDSRGRVIGINTAIIPTAQGICFSIPSNTASWVLPQLVADGRVRRGYLGIAGQSHPLPQHLALALGLAANQAVEVVSVNRVSPAGRAGLRAGDLIVAINDTCVTCVDDLHRFLAAWPIAEPATLKIVRDRRRITLPIIPAEAAACTVAG; this is encoded by the coding sequence ATGGATAAAATTGGGCACAGACTCTTCCAGCATACCGGAGATTCTTCTCAGAAATCCGTTCCAGATAGGCACGCTGCGATCCCCGATCCCGGGGAGTCCGATGCCGACCTCCTCGACGCCTACTCCCGCGCCGTCGTCCGGGTCGTCGAGTCCGTGGGCCCCGCGGTCGTGAGCGTGGTCGTGGAGAAGAACTCCCCCGGGCGGCGCGGCGAACAGGTGGGAGCGGGCTCGGGCGTGGCCGTATCGCCGGAGGGCTACATCCTGACCAACAACCACGTGGTGCAGGGGGCGGGGAGGATCGAGGTCAGGACGGCGGACGGCACCGCTCTTCCCGCACGCCTGGCCGGGGCGGATCCGGCGACCGACCTCGCCGTGCTCCGCGCCGATACCGGGGATCTCGTCTACGCGTCGTTCGGCGACTCCGGGAAGCTCGCGGTCGGCCAGCTCGCGATAGCCATCGGCAACCCGCTCGGCTTTAACTCGACCGTCTCGACGGGAGTCCTGAGCGCTCTCGGAAGGGCGTTCCGGAGCCGGGACGGCCGCCTGATCGAGAACATCATCCAGCACACCGCTCCCCTGAACCCCGGCAACTCCGGCGGCCCGCTGGTGGACTCCCGCGGCCGGGTCATCGGGATCAACACGGCCATCATCCCGACAGCGCAGGGTATCTGCTTCTCGATCCCCTCGAACACCGCCTCGTGGGTTCTCCCGCAGCTGGTCGCCGACGGCAGGGTCCGGCGCGGCTACCTCGGTATCGCCGGCCAGTCGCACCCGCTCCCGCAGCACCTCGCTCTGGCGCTCGGCCTCGCCGCGAACCAGGCGGTCGAGGTCGTCTCGGTGAACCGGGTCAGCCCCGCCGGCCGGGCCGGGCTCCGGGCGGGAGACCTGATCGTGGCGATCAACGATACCTGCGTGACCTGCGTCGACGACCTGCACCGGTTCCTTGCCGCCTGGCCCATCGCGGAACCGGCAACCCTGAAGATTGTCCGGGACCGGCGGCGGATCACGCTCCCGATCATCCCCGCGGAAGCCGCCGCGTGCACCGTTGCCGGGTGA
- a CDS encoding serine aminopeptidase domain-containing protein, whose protein sequence is MLGTAAIEVEDAKIDVRPTDVRRTLLVHGDRDPVLSHRSSEEVYRRAGEPRRLVVYEGAGHTLDEAAGSLYVEVKAWLLKHLPGTLV, encoded by the coding sequence ATGCTCGGGACGGCTGCGATTGAAGTGGAGGATGCGAAAATCGACGTGCGCCCAACGGATGTCAGGCGGACCCTCCTGGTGCACGGGGACAGAGACCCGGTTCTCTCCCATCGCTCCTCCGAGGAGGTCTACCGGCGTGCCGGCGAACCCCGGCGGCTGGTCGTCTACGAAGGGGCGGGGCACACCCTCGACGAGGCGGCCGGGAGCCTCTACGTCGAGGTGAAAGCGTGGCTCCTCAAGCACCTCCCGGGGACGCTTGTCTGA
- a CDS encoding glycerophosphodiester phosphodiesterase, whose protein sequence is MFIIGHRGARALGPENTLRALRRGMACADLVEVDLRLTRDGIPVAIHDATLDRTTDGTGPVKGYTLEDLAGLDAGEGETIPTLREVLALVHSDTGLVVELKEPGTEAVIVSVIMDKMPERLFLVSFHPASVAAAKNLLPGAKAGLIYSEETGDPVALARSVQADLILPRWDRVSRELVEEAHAAGLLVVPWLLNTEDDVREELRLGIDGFSSDDPCAARRYLDVAVRQASPGGA, encoded by the coding sequence ATGTTCATCATCGGACACCGGGGGGCGCGGGCTCTCGGGCCGGAGAACACCCTGAGGGCTCTCCGAAGAGGTATGGCGTGCGCCGATCTCGTCGAGGTCGACCTGCGTCTCACGCGGGACGGCATCCCGGTCGCGATCCACGATGCAACCCTCGACCGGACGACGGACGGGACCGGGCCGGTCAAGGGCTATACCCTCGAAGACCTGGCCGGACTGGACGCGGGCGAGGGCGAGACGATCCCGACGCTCCGGGAGGTTCTCGCCCTCGTCCATAGTGATACCGGGCTTGTCGTGGAGCTCAAAGAGCCCGGGACGGAGGCGGTCATCGTCTCGGTGATCATGGACAAAATGCCGGAACGGCTTTTCCTGGTCTCGTTTCACCCCGCAAGCGTTGCGGCGGCAAAGAACCTCCTCCCGGGGGCGAAGGCGGGCCTCATCTATTCTGAGGAGACCGGCGATCCCGTGGCGCTCGCCCGCTCGGTGCAGGCCGACCTCATCCTCCCGCGATGGGACCGGGTCTCGCGCGAACTGGTGGAGGAGGCGCACGCGGCCGGGCTGCTCGTCGTCCCCTGGCTCTTGAACACGGAGGACGATGTCCGTGAAGAGCTCCGGCTCGGCATCGACGGGTTCTCCAGCGACGATCCCTGCGCTGCCCGGCGGTACCTTGATGTAGCGGTCAGACAAGCGTCCCCGGGAGGTGCTTGA
- a CDS encoding DUF2795 domain-containing protein yields the protein MKESATGGMSKVAGSLQELDPRIIEQITSKINFPASKDNLISQAKESGAPQGLLDTLNQFEDKQYNSQEDIKSEFQKVQQK from the coding sequence ATGAAAGAATCCGCCACGGGCGGGATGTCGAAAGTCGCCGGGTCCCTGCAGGAACTCGACCCCCGGATCATCGAACAGATCACGTCGAAGATCAATTTCCCCGCATCGAAAGACAACCTTATCTCCCAGGCGAAGGAGAGCGGAGCACCCCAGGGCCTCCTCGACACGTTGAACCAGTTTGAGGATAAGCAGTACAACAGCCAGGAAGACATCAAATCAGAGTTTCAGAAGGTCCAGCAGAAATAA
- a CDS encoding ABC transporter substrate-binding protein — MKKYGILTLLACIVAVLAVAGAGCTGTTTEPDYVVGIDGAYPPFSYIDKDGNAQGFDVDSMKWIAEKKGIEVTFMAVDWDAIIPTLQAGKIDMVYAGMSITPERLEKVNFSNPYWSINQDVVAREDSNVTLDDVLAGKAIIGVQRGCTAAIWIEENLVETGKMSKDNLRYYPDTPAAVSDLEIGRIDAVMYDDVSIQDIIAGKPLKTIGSVETQEQEQFGVAIRKEDTALLEFMNEGIAELQADPYWEELKEKHNLK, encoded by the coding sequence ATGAAAAAGTATGGTATTCTCACGCTGCTCGCATGTATCGTCGCAGTGCTGGCAGTCGCAGGTGCAGGGTGCACCGGTACGACCACCGAACCGGACTACGTCGTCGGTATCGACGGCGCGTATCCTCCCTTTAGCTACATCGACAAGGACGGGAACGCCCAGGGATTCGATGTCGATTCCATGAAGTGGATCGCCGAGAAGAAGGGCATCGAAGTGACGTTCATGGCGGTCGACTGGGACGCCATCATCCCGACTCTCCAGGCAGGAAAGATCGATATGGTCTATGCCGGGATGTCGATCACCCCCGAGCGGCTGGAGAAGGTCAACTTCAGCAACCCCTACTGGTCAATCAACCAGGACGTCGTAGCCCGCGAAGACTCGAACGTGACGCTTGATGACGTTCTTGCCGGAAAGGCGATCATCGGAGTGCAGCGGGGATGCACTGCCGCCATCTGGATCGAGGAGAACCTTGTCGAGACCGGAAAGATGTCCAAGGACAACCTGAGATACTACCCCGACACACCGGCTGCCGTCAGCGACCTCGAGATCGGCAGGATCGACGCGGTCATGTATGACGACGTCTCCATCCAGGACATCATCGCAGGCAAGCCGCTGAAGACCATCGGCTCCGTCGAGACACAGGAACAGGAGCAGTTCGGCGTCGCCATCAGAAAGGAGGACACTGCGCTCCTCGAGTTCATGAACGAGGGGATTGCGGAACTGCAGGCCGATCCCTACTGGGAAGAACTCAAAGAGAAACACAACCTGAAGTAA
- a CDS encoding DMT family transporter, with translation MGGSAPFTKLLLADIGPLALAALVSLGSGCGALLFSLAGTAAGTRRSHVEAPPGRGEIPWLIGVTLFGGLLAPVTLVYSLPGTPAATAALLLNFEAVATTLIAATIFREWVSRRVWVALGCITASCLLLTWNPAAGLGLSLPALGILLTCLFWAVDNNLGQRLSAKDPLLVISVKGIGAGTVTLLVALTAGEHLPATATAAAAMAVGFLCYGGLTSILFLLALRGIGAARAGSLLAVSPFFGVLFSLLLFAELPAGAFYVALPVMAIGAWLMISEEHSHPHRHPGVVHEHRHRHDDQHHDHDHEAGDPPLSAAGEHSHVHAHAELAHEHPHQPDIHHRHLHRR, from the coding sequence ATCGGCGGGAGCGCCCCGTTCACGAAACTTCTCCTCGCCGATATCGGGCCGCTCGCTCTCGCCGCACTCGTCTCGCTCGGGAGCGGTTGCGGCGCACTGCTCTTCTCCCTCGCCGGAACGGCGGCGGGAACCCGGCGGAGCCACGTCGAGGCGCCGCCCGGGAGGGGGGAGATCCCCTGGCTCATCGGCGTGACGCTCTTTGGAGGGCTCCTCGCACCGGTCACCCTGGTGTACAGCCTCCCCGGAACGCCTGCGGCGACGGCGGCTCTCCTCCTGAACTTCGAGGCCGTTGCCACGACGCTGATTGCCGCGACGATCTTTCGCGAGTGGGTGAGCCGCCGCGTCTGGGTTGCGCTCGGGTGCATCACCGCATCGTGCCTCCTCCTCACCTGGAACCCGGCCGCCGGACTCGGCCTCTCCCTCCCGGCACTCGGCATCCTGCTCACCTGCCTCTTCTGGGCGGTCGACAACAACCTGGGACAGCGGCTCTCGGCGAAGGATCCCCTCCTCGTCATCTCTGTAAAGGGGATCGGCGCCGGCACCGTCACGCTCCTCGTCGCGCTCACCGCCGGGGAGCACCTCCCGGCCACGGCCACGGCTGCCGCCGCCATGGCGGTCGGGTTCCTCTGCTACGGGGGCCTGACGAGCATCCTCTTCCTCCTCGCCCTCCGGGGCATCGGTGCAGCCCGGGCAGGTTCGCTCCTTGCCGTCTCCCCGTTCTTCGGCGTCCTCTTCTCGCTCCTGCTCTTCGCCGAACTTCCGGCAGGCGCCTTCTACGTCGCGCTGCCCGTCATGGCCATCGGGGCCTGGCTGATGATCTCCGAGGAGCATTCGCACCCTCACCGGCACCCGGGCGTCGTCCACGAGCACCGCCACCGCCACGACGACCAACACCACGACCATGACCACGAGGCCGGCGACCCGCCGCTCTCGGCGGCCGGCGAGCATTCCCATGTGCACGCCCATGCCGAACTCGCCCACGAGCACCCGCACCAGCCCGATATTCATCACCGGCATTTGCACCGGCGGTAG
- a CDS encoding amino acid ABC transporter permease, translated as MDLAVFVFDILLPALMQGLVVTLQLIACSAPFGLALGIAVAVGRQYGNPVISWICKTFVFLIKGTPLLLLLFILYFGLPAVGITFTAFVASVVGFILCNGAYNAEYIRGALISIKEGQMVAAQALGMTRWQAIRNVILPQALRRAIPGLSNEFIYLIKYSSLAYMITVIELSGAGKLVATKYFTYTESFAAVGIVYLVLVTITTFAVNILEKRVAVPGTTRATAAAQL; from the coding sequence ATGGACCTGGCAGTCTTCGTCTTCGATATCCTCCTCCCGGCACTGATGCAGGGGCTGGTTGTAACCCTGCAGCTGATCGCGTGCTCCGCCCCGTTCGGCCTTGCGCTCGGGATCGCCGTTGCGGTGGGGAGGCAGTACGGCAACCCCGTTATATCCTGGATCTGCAAGACATTCGTCTTCCTCATCAAGGGCACGCCGCTCCTCCTTCTCCTCTTCATCCTCTACTTCGGCCTCCCGGCGGTCGGGATCACCTTCACCGCGTTCGTGGCATCGGTGGTCGGGTTTATCCTTTGCAACGGGGCGTATAACGCCGAGTACATCCGGGGCGCCCTCATATCGATCAAGGAAGGCCAGATGGTTGCCGCCCAGGCGCTCGGGATGACCCGGTGGCAGGCGATCAGAAACGTCATCCTGCCGCAGGCGCTCCGCCGGGCGATACCGGGGCTTTCGAACGAGTTCATCTACCTGATCAAGTACTCGTCGCTTGCCTACATGATCACGGTGATCGAACTCTCCGGGGCGGGGAAACTGGTGGCGACGAAGTACTTCACCTACACGGAGTCGTTTGCAGCCGTCGGCATCGTCTACCTCGTGCTGGTGACGATCACGACCTTCGCGGTCAATATCCTGGAGAAGCGGGTGGCCGTCCCCGGAACGACCCGGGCCACCGCCGCGGCTCAACTGTAA
- a CDS encoding amino acid ABC transporter ATP-binding protein, translating into MNNNDIVLRVEDIHKSFGGNEVLRGVSFDVRRGETKVFIGPSGTGKSTLLRCINQLTPPDRGTVWLDGEEVTSSGARINYFRQKIGMVFQNFFLFDHLTAFKNVELALLKVRGMGKAEAREKALTELRQVGMEDWADHYPAELSGGQAQRVSIARALAMDPDVILFDEPTSALDPELTREVLEVMKKLARNGMTMLVVTHEMGFACSVANEVLFMENGVVAEQGSPDLLLHDSRFTRMKDFIGRIDSRMED; encoded by the coding sequence ATGAACAACAACGACATTGTGTTGAGAGTCGAGGACATACACAAGTCCTTCGGGGGTAACGAGGTGCTGCGCGGGGTATCGTTCGACGTTCGCCGCGGCGAGACGAAGGTCTTCATCGGTCCCTCGGGGACGGGGAAGAGCACGCTTCTCCGGTGCATCAACCAGCTGACGCCGCCCGACCGCGGGACGGTCTGGCTTGACGGAGAGGAGGTCACGAGCTCGGGGGCGCGGATCAACTACTTCCGGCAGAAGATCGGGATGGTTTTCCAGAACTTCTTCCTCTTCGACCACCTCACCGCGTTTAAAAACGTCGAACTGGCGCTCTTGAAGGTCAGGGGCATGGGCAAAGCGGAGGCACGCGAGAAGGCCCTCACCGAACTCCGGCAGGTGGGGATGGAGGACTGGGCCGACCACTATCCGGCCGAACTCTCCGGCGGTCAGGCCCAGAGGGTATCCATCGCCCGGGCGCTTGCCATGGACCCGGACGTCATCCTCTTCGACGAACCGACCTCCGCGCTCGATCCCGAACTGACGAGGGAGGTGCTCGAGGTCATGAAGAAACTTGCCCGCAACGGGATGACGATGCTCGTCGTCACCCATGAGATGGGGTTTGCCTGTTCGGTTGCAAATGAGGTCCTCTTCATGGAGAACGGCGTGGTTGCCGAACAGGGGTCGCCGGACCTGCTCCTGCATGACTCACGGTTCACCCGGATGAAGGACTTCATCGGCCGGATCGATTCCCGGATGGAGGACTGA
- a CDS encoding amino acid ABC transporter permease: protein MDVLPILIEWFPYLLSGVASTLGLVLAALVLGLLLGLPMALGQVYGSRPVRWAVGVYVWFFRGLPILVLLFLFWFGIFPGLGLGNLSAFVVGAVVLGLRGAAYQSQIFRGAIQSVGEGQMIAARSLGMSRLTAIRSVILPQAMRIALPGWSNEYPNILTDSAVCYAIGVVELLTITSRMVTQTNITMPVYLATAGIFIILNYGGLKLLHRLEARIAIPGFGTGAM from the coding sequence ATGGACGTTCTGCCAATACTTATCGAGTGGTTTCCATATCTCCTTTCCGGCGTTGCCTCTACCCTCGGTCTTGTCCTGGCCGCCCTCGTCCTCGGCCTCCTTCTCGGGCTGCCCATGGCGCTCGGCCAGGTGTACGGCTCCCGGCCGGTGCGCTGGGCCGTCGGAGTCTATGTCTGGTTCTTCAGGGGCCTCCCCATCCTCGTCCTGCTCTTCCTCTTCTGGTTCGGCATATTCCCCGGGCTCGGGCTCGGTAATCTCTCGGCGTTCGTCGTCGGAGCTGTCGTGCTGGGCCTCCGGGGAGCGGCATACCAGTCCCAGATCTTCCGGGGAGCCATCCAGTCGGTCGGGGAAGGGCAGATGATCGCAGCGCGATCGCTCGGGATGAGCAGACTCACCGCCATCCGTTCCGTCATCCTCCCCCAGGCGATGCGTATCGCTCTTCCCGGATGGTCGAACGAGTATCCCAATATCCTGACCGACTCGGCGGTCTGCTACGCGATCGGGGTCGTGGAGCTGCTCACCATTACGTCGCGGATGGTCACGCAGACCAACATAACCATGCCTGTCTATCTCGCCACGGCGGGGATCTTCATCATCTTAAACTACGGGGGCCTCAAACTCCTGCACAGGCTTGAGGCGAGGATAGCAATCCCGGGATTCGGAACCGGAGCGATGTAG